In Candidatus Contubernalis alkalaceticus, the genomic window ACAGAGGGATTTAATGATTCAGATATTCATATATCTGAGCTGGATGACCGAGATAATTTTCGTGAATTGGATCAAAATATTGATTACCAGCAGTTTGATGACAACAGCTTTATGATGGGTTTTAAAGTTCCGGACAATAAGGTAGACAGAATAAAAGACCTTTTTGAAAAGGAGGGAGTCAGGGAAGTCTATCTTCACTAGACCTCCAACCAGAACTAAAAACAGGAAAGTTACAATAAAAAGCTTCATCTGCAGCAGCGGATGAAGCTTTTGAAGTTAGAAAATTTTGTTATTTTAAACAAAGAATATTTGTGTGTTTAAATATTACTCAACCTTGATTGCTTCCTCAGGGCACTCATCTTCACAGGTGCCACAATCTGTACACTCATCATTATTTACAACCGCGATGTCATCCTCAATAGTAATACATTCTGCCGGACACTCATCAACACAGCTTCCACAACCAGTACACTTTGCCTTATCAACTAACGCTGCCATTATATCCCTCCTTCTATTATTTAATAATTATTTTAGTGCGCAAGCACTATAAAAATCCCTATTCGACAACGAATTAAATAATTCCTTCAAGAATAAAAAAGTAATTTTTGAAATCACTGTTATGTCTTCTCAACTTCTCAAAATACTTCTTCATAGCCGTGCTTTAATCCTTCTTTTCATTAGTTCTTAATGTAAAACTACAGGGGAGAAGCTCAACTATAGATTTAACGGTAAAACCTGATGATCCCCCCATGATTACCTGAATATCTGCCCCAAACTCCGCCAGAACCTGTCGGCACTCCCCACAAGGAGTAGCACTATGCGACCCGGCATGTATAGCTATGGCTATAAATTTCCGGCTTCCCTGAGAAACGGCTTTATATACACAAACCCTCTCCGCGCACATGGTAGAGCCATAAGCAGCATTTTCTACATTACAGCCGGTAAATATTAAATTGTCTTTTGTAAGCAGAGCAGCCCCTACTTTAAATTTTGAGTAGGGAGCATAGGCAAATTCCCTGGCTGCTTCCGCTTTTTTTAATAAATCTTTATAATCCAATATTCTTTTCTCTCCTAATGCTTAATCGGAATATGCGGGTAAAGTAAGGTTATCCACCTTTTCAATATCCATACGGAGTCCATAACGTATCTCTAATTGACTTTTTATTAGAGTCATACCGCCTACCAGGATCTCCGGATTACCCACAGCTTTTATAACCACAGGGTTTACAGGTATACTCTCATCATTCACTCTGATAATTGAGCCAACACACCGAATATGAGAGGTAGCTATAATGCGCTGGTCCCCTACAGCCACACCTTGAGCATCAGAGTTAAATAGTTCATGTACCAAATTCCTAATATCAGTATCGTGGACGATTTCTTCTGAAGTTTGGCCATTTTCTTTATCATATAACCGGATAATAATACCTGCTCCCGTCATCTCCGCAAGCCCTGCCGCCACCCTGGTCTCATAAAGTATATTTCTGAGTGAATTCAATTCATTAGTCAGCACATTAACTTGATCCAGAGGGTTATGGGTAGCCACCGGTTTGCCCTGGCCGTTTTCCACTTCTATTTCAATAATCTGCCGGGGGGAAAAATCACTTTGAAAAGCCGTTTTGTTAATTTCCTCTAAAGTTTTTTCTTCAATTACACCTTCCGGCTCCACAATTATGCCTGTTTCGAAATCATAGGTAATGGTAACATTTAAGTTGGATTTTATCTCCCTGATTTTTGAATCCTTATTTATCAATGACAGGATTAACTCCTGTTGATAACTCTCATACTCTCTAGAAATAGTTTCCTGAACAGTCCGGGCGTTTGATAAGATTATCTTATATAATTCTTCGTTCCCTGTTGCCAACTCTATATCATAATAAAACCGAGATAAAGTTTCCATCACCCTGGGCCGTTGATCAACCTCCAGCTTTTCTGCCTGCCGGCGGTTGTACTGAACAATTTCCTCAGCCAATAATTTCTTGCTGCTTAGATTATCAGAAATTTCCGACTGTACAGGTCGCAAGAAATTTATCCCTATAGTTAGTAGAAATGTGTTTAATATCAAAAGAAAAATAGCAAAAAGTAAGAGCTTATTCTCCTTTACATGAACGGTTAAAGTTTTCATCCAGGCATTGAATCCCCCTAGCAAAATAATCTTAGTAAAACAAAATAGAAAAATTATAAGTTTGAAGACTCATTCTTAAGTTCGACATTTCTGGCAAGAACCCTACTAAAAAAGAATTTTAAATAATAAGGTTTCTTAAAGGTTGTTTTCAGGGCTAAAAACTCCACCGGAAATAATCAGCTTGAGTCCTTCTTCCACAGACATTTTCAAAAGGGTTACCTCCTGGCTGGGAACTAAGACCAGCATCCCTGAGGTAGGGTTAGGAGAAGTGGGGATAAACACATTTAAAGTTTTAGAATGAGTACTATCTTGAACTTCCCCCCGGCTCTCACCGGTCAAAAAACCTAAAACATAAATACCTTTCCGAGGATACTCTATCATAACCACCTCTTTAAAGGCAGTTTTATTCTGCTTCATAAAGGAATCCACAATCTGTTTAAAAGACGAGTATACATTTCTAAGCAGCGGAATCCTAAAAAAAATATGATCCATTAATCCCAGTATTTTTCTTCCCAAATAATTAGAAGTCAAATAGCCCACCAGTAAAATAAATAATATAGTGATAATGAAGCCTAATCCCGGCAGTGGACTTCCATAAATACTGGTTATGAGAGAAGACAACATGCCCTCTAGAAAATTAAAAAGCAGCCAAAAAACATAAAGGGAACCCACCGAAGGAATTAAAACAGCCAGACCAGCAATAAAGTAATTTCTTATCCTTTTAATCATACTACTACCTCCACAACATTACTAATTTAGGAACAAAAATAATTAAAGCTGTTACCACAGAAAAAATTGCGGAAGTTAAAACCGCACCGGCGGCAACATTTTTCGCCACCTGGGCCAGGGAACAAATTTCACTGGTACATAAATCTACAGTTTTTTCCACTGCAGTATTCACAAGCTCCGCCGTAATAACCATAAAAATAGCATTTAAAACAAATAAAAACTCCACCGTAGAAACATTCAAGCAATAGCTCAAAACAAGAGCTAAAAAAGCAGCCATAACATGAAATCTAAAATTTACCTGAGTTTTTATAGAGTAACCAATACCATGAATGGCATAAGGAAAGCTTTTTATAATTTTCTTGAACATTTTCTCACCCTATTTTATATTATACCCTTGATAACCTATTATTTCCATAATTTTCCCCATTTTATTCCACATCTGCTCATATTCTTCTTCACTTGAGTGATGATATGACAGAAGATGAAGAAAGCCATGAATATATAACAGGGCTATTTCCTTATTTATTGAATGTCCTGCTTCATCTGCCTGCGCCTTTGCTTCCTCCAAAGATATTACAATATCCCCCAGAAGCACTTCGGGCTCTTGGAAAAATTCCTCACCTTTATCTTCTTCCAGAGGGAAAGAAAGGACGTCGGTAGCCTGGTCTTTTCCCCGATACTGTTTATTTAACTCTCTTATATAATGATTGTCCACAAAACAAAGACTGACCTCTATATCATGGGAAAGCTTTTCCTCCTTCAGCATCTCTTGGGTAATTAGTTCCAACTGGGACAACAACTTGTCCTCTAATTGTATTTTATCCTGAAGGTCCCTTATTAATAACGGCATTTGTTTTTTGTGCCCCCCTTTCGATTTCCGCTTTCAAATCTTTCTCCGGATATTCTATTCGGGAGTGAAAAATACCCGAAAGAATGCTGGTTAATGCGTCAGCAATTTTATCCAAGTCCTTCAAGGTCAGGTCACTTTCATCCAGCTGACCATCATTTAGCTTTTCCTTAATAATCTTTCTAATCAACCCCTCTACCCTTCCCGAGGTAGGCTTGGACATGGCTCTAACCGCAGCCTCCACGGCATCAGATATCATGATAATAGCCGCCTCTTTGGTCTGGGGTTTAGGGCCTTCATAGCGGAAATTTTCCTCACAAACGTCATCCTTCTTTTCCTTCTCTGTAGCCTGATGGTAAAAATAGGCAATTACGCTGGTCCCATGATGCTGTAAAATAAAATCGGTGATGATTTCCGGCAGCTTCGCCTCCCGGGCCATCTCCACCCCATCCTTAACATGAGCTGTAATAATTAACGTACTCAAACTGGCAGAAATCTTATTGTGAGGATTATCATTGGTCAGTTGGTTTTCTATGAAAAAATAAGGACGTTTCACTTTTCCAATATCATGGTAATAGGCACCTACCCTGGCTAACAGGGGGTCTCCCCCCACCACCTCCGCTGCGGCTTCTGCCAGGTTAGCCACAATAATGCTGTGATGATAAGTTCCCGGCGCCTTAATCAGCAGTTTTTTTAATAAGGGCTGATTAGGATTGGCCAGTTCCAGTAAACTTACAGAGGTAGTCAATCCAAAACCACTTTCCAAAAAGGGAAGCAGCCCTATAGCCATCACAGAAGAAAACAAGCCGCTGCCCACTCCAGATATCATACCTAAAATGAACTCTTTAATAAACTCATACTCCAGTTTAAATCCACTGAAAAATAGGAATGTGGATAAAATCACCAGCACATTCACCAGGGCCACATATAAACCGGCTTTAGTCAAATCAGAACGATGATATAGTTTAGTAACACTGTAGGCCGCAA contains:
- a CDS encoding diacylglycerol kinase family protein, giving the protein MFKKIIKSFPYAIHGIGYSIKTQVNFRFHVMAAFLALVLSYCLNVSTVEFLFVLNAIFMVITAELVNTAVEKTVDLCTSEICSLAQVAKNVAAGAVLTSAIFSVVTALIIFVPKLVMLWR
- a CDS encoding cytidine deaminase, which gives rise to MDYKDLLKKAEAAREFAYAPYSKFKVGAALLTKDNLIFTGCNVENAAYGSTMCAERVCVYKAVSQGSRKFIAIAIHAGSHSATPCGECRQVLAEFGADIQVIMGGSSGFTVKSIVELLPCSFTLRTNEKKD
- a CDS encoding DUF881 domain-containing protein; this encodes MKTLTVHVKENKLLLFAIFLLILNTFLLTIGINFLRPVQSEISDNLSSKKLLAEEIVQYNRRQAEKLEVDQRPRVMETLSRFYYDIELATGNEELYKIILSNARTVQETISREYESYQQELILSLINKDSKIREIKSNLNVTITYDFETGIIVEPEGVIEEKTLEEINKTAFQSDFSPRQIIEIEVENGQGKPVATHNPLDQVNVLTNELNSLRNILYETRVAAGLAEMTGAGIIIRLYDKENGQTSEEIVHDTDIRNLVHELFNSDAQGVAVGDQRIIATSHIRCVGSIIRVNDESIPVNPVVIKAVGNPEILVGGMTLIKSQLEIRYGLRMDIEKVDNLTLPAYSD
- the ybeY gene encoding rRNA maturation RNase YbeY, yielding MPLLIRDLQDKIQLEDKLLSQLELITQEMLKEEKLSHDIEVSLCFVDNHYIRELNKQYRGKDQATDVLSFPLEEDKGEEFFQEPEVLLGDIVISLEEAKAQADEAGHSINKEIALLYIHGFLHLLSYHHSSEEEYEQMWNKMGKIMEIIGYQGYNIK
- a CDS encoding DUF502 domain-containing protein: MIKRIRNYFIAGLAVLIPSVGSLYVFWLLFNFLEGMLSSLITSIYGSPLPGLGFIITILFILLVGYLTSNYLGRKILGLMDHIFFRIPLLRNVYSSFKQIVDSFMKQNKTAFKEVVMIEYPRKGIYVLGFLTGESRGEVQDSTHSKTLNVFIPTSPNPTSGMLVLVPSQEVTLLKMSVEEGLKLIISGGVFSPENNL
- a CDS encoding indolepyruvate ferredoxin oxidoreductase subunit alpha; translation: MAALVDKAKCTGCGSCVDECPAECITIEDDIAVVNNDECTDCGTCEDECPEEAIKVE